The Apium graveolens cultivar Ventura chromosome 3, ASM990537v1, whole genome shotgun sequence sequence GGGAAAATGACGCGGGACAGCTGTCACATCACGTCAATCACGTCATCCATTACTCCCGAGAAAACGGATGTTTAAAATTAGATGTCGCGCCCTATTTATTAGATTAAACTTGCATAAATTTTGTAAGTGCTAGGAGAGTTAAAAATTCCAATGCCATTTTCAATaacatatggaatttgggggtagttgttatgcccaaaatcTGGTGCAAGAATAATCCGGGTCAAAATCGGGTCAATTGAGAAAAGATACTATAATCGATCAGAATTAGGGTTTGCCCTCTTTCTCAGAAAGGAAAGGGCGCGTCTTCCAAAACATGATAATAAAGGCAGTCCTAAATATTAGGGCGTGCCCCGGTGATTTTGAGATAAGAAAGGCCCTAACTTCTTGGAAAGTTAGGGTGCGTCCTTTACAATGGGAGCGCCCCAACCTATACTCTTGTAGGGCGCGCCCTCAAGGAGAAAAATGGTTTTTTTGATGGAACTTCAGCATATTGCTTGGGAGAATTTTTTGGATGCTTCAAAAGGAGAgaagattattattactaacatatttgttgcaggtactctatAGAAGAACTCCTTTCTGTAATGCAATCATAGGAAGGCGGTGTCCAGAGACCTCCAGGAGTATGCCTGGATGGAAgacctcctcctgtagtcaatgagtaTCCTGATTAGGGATATGGGGTGAgctttggtgtgtgctttgggagctctgtctctgtagtcaacgggtgtcctcgttgggagacttcggagtatcctgcactttgcacccaaaagtttGAGATCACTTGTCCtacaatctggtaggggctccttatccggggaacaaggatgcgtccaacatttagGGTGAACtatggctatacctgcgttcgcggattagagaaacagctagtagcggagggttatcctcgGCCGGGAAGgtgccttatccgtgaagtctcgaaacCGCAGACGAgtcttgggcctttgtggttgggtatcatcggcggacattcctaaaacTAGTAGTTTACGGTTTATGGTAGGTTTGCTACTGGGCCTCGGGATGAGAAATTTAAGCCCATAAGTTTTCTTATTCCCCAggaactacgttggcttgattaCCTATGAATATGGATACATAGGCAAATTACAAGGAGTGAGAGCGCAAAGGAGTCATCAcgaaccctaagcaatctcagccaccatGAATCACAACCACCAGACACTGTTCACATTTTCCGACGAAGAATCACCATCGCTGATCTTATTTCCGGCTACAAACCTCGAAATTTGTTTTTACCAAATTCACCCGATTAACAGTTTCTTGGCTTTTACTTGTAAAAAGTGTGCCCAATACTACAAGAGTCCGTTAACAGTGTACTTCTTAGTTTAATCATAATATGTATTCAATATGGTTATCCTTGATGATGATCTGTGTTTGGTTTACCTACCTCGCGTGGGAAAGTATTAAATCTTAAAAATTTATCTGACCTTAGTTTTTAAGGGAAGAAGATCCATTTCGGCATTTCCTACATAACTACCATTGTTAATTTCTCCTTAAAATTGGTCAATTAGGATCTGTCAACGTAAACCTATAATGCAATTGCAGGTACAAGCTAGATCCATACTGCTGCTTATTTAATGCAAAGATGTTCTGGGAACATGCTTACCTTTCTAGTACCAGCAATTGAGTTACTTTATCAACTTCATTTTGCCTCTCGGAATGGAACTGGTGTTATCATTTCGTTGCCCAACTAGGAAACTTGCCATACAGGTAGGTATATAGTCCTCAAATTTCATTAAAGTAACTTTTGTATATTTGTTGGCTACACTTTTCAGTTGGAGATTCTTGTAAAATGATGCTCTATTAGAAGTTTGAGATCTTTGAATTTTACCTTTGATATCTTGTGGGTTTTTTTTGACAAGCGTCTTATACTTTGTTAAGTATCTTTGATTGTTTTCCATTGCTCAAATTTTGTGATTATGATCTTTTAACCCTTAACGAGTTCATGAGTCATGACCAATTGATTTATTCTCTGGACAGGGTGGAAGTTTCCTTTTGCTTTGATAACCGTCCAAAAGTTAGTATAAACATAGACAGTTGTGCGTTGAAATTCAGGAACACTAAACGTAAAGACGGACAAAGTCGAAACACATTTAGCAGTAACAATCCCTTTGGGAACAGAAGTTCAGGCCATTGATGGCCTGTTTGTATAAAAGGTAACATATGACAGACTAGTCAAGGAAGAAAGACAGTGACACGGGTATGGCTCCAGGAAAAGATGAACAAGGAGTAACTCTGCGCTCTGCCAATTTTGTGTATAGTTTTCTTTTTTATTTGAAAATTTATCTGATTAATTCAAAACTTCATATTCATTCCGTTAAATGTATGTCGCATCTTGCAATTGTTCCTTGTTATTTAATGGTGTATTGAGGAATTGGAGAGCTTCTGCATTATGGAATTGAAGAGCTTCTGTTTTGCTATAATTGACCAGTTTCTACACCAGTGTTTAGTTATTTTAACCAAAATACACAATGGGTCTAGACCCTAGACTCCCCACCTGAGCCCTGGTTAAAAACCCCACAATTTCCTTCATAAGAAAGTATATCAATATTTTAAGGACTCGTACTTCTGCAAACCTAAACCCCAAGAAGAATGGAATTAAGAAAATGTATTGGGGTCACAAACAAATTATTCAGTCAACACCTCCCAAAAAATCACAATACTAATACAAAATATGCTAATTGAACATCCCAAATTCAAGTCCAAATCCTAAGAAGGACAATAGTACAGTAATTCCAAGACTGGCCATCATTTTATAAGGTGATGCACCACTAGTATCATCGTGGGTTGTCGATGGTGACGTGCTATTAGCGACTTGATCAGCCGGTGGGCTATTCGAATCCAACACTTTGACGATCATCTTCAAGCCTTTTTCACAGTGACCGGAAACTCCACTAATGAAGTAAAACAACCCAGGCTTATTGAGAATATAAAGAGTGCTGCCCGCGTTAGAGAAAAACTTGGGATGAGACGAGACACAATTCTCGTAATCGTCTTTGCTCACCACCATCACCGAGTCCTTCTTGTACGAAAAATCTATAATGCAAGGTAAATAAAAATGTATGTCACCACAAATTAAATTCATTCTCATAACCATTACTCACTATCAGATTTCAGAAATGCAAAATAGGAAATGCATGCAAAATGTACTTACGTAAAGTGTCGGAAACTTTGAATCTGTTACCGGAAGCCCACTTGTTGTAGAAGTTGGTATCATTTGATGAAGGAACTATCCAACCATTGTCATCACCAACTTCAAACTCTGCATGACAAACAACTAGAGGAAATGTTTGAAAATAAGTGAATGATATTATTGTGAAAATAGCTAAAACTTTGTGAATTTCCATAATCTTAGCTAGTAATATGGATTAATCTATTACTTTCCACTGGTTTTAGAGTAACCAAGAGAAACTATAAACAAAGACGGTAGGAATATACACAATGTTTGGATGCTTATATTTTGAACTATGGAATTAAGCTGGGGGAGGAGAGAAAATGGGAGTTTGTTTGCTGAAGTAAAGGGAGTGATAATCTTTTTGACTTGGTCATGTATTGTGCTGCTTTGCCGAATTCAACTTCTCTCGGTATTATTCTATTATATAAAATCAATAATTGTTTAAGTTAGGATTATAAGgcttttcaaaaaaaaaagtaTATGTTAAAATTGATATAATCAGTTTTCTTTATGTAATATctgaataaaaaaatattttatcctgAAAAAAAGAGATCAGGAGAAATCATAAAAACCACCTGTACAAATCACAAGCTAAAGTTTTTTTTCCTTAGTTTTATATTAAAAGATATATTAATATCTGAATATATTGTTAACTTACATGTTTATGATGATTTTATTTTAGACATTCAACCGAGAACACAACAACATGACTTTTGAAAAATGCAGTTTCGATGAAGATAGTTAGTTTCGATGAAGATAGTTTGTTAGGGTTTATGTATAACTTGTTTTACTTGATAAACTACTTCTACCTTATGTCAAATAAACCCTACCTGATAAATCTTGTTTGAACTATTCAACACTTATCTTTTACCCGGTTTATCTCTTTGAAACAAACTAACAGATTACTCTTTAATGTcttattcaaataattttcaaataAAACAGTTTCAACCTTATCTATCTTATCTGCTGTTTGAAAATCAAATATGTTAGAACTTGTGCCTATAAATACAACTCGTATATTCAGATTTGAAACTAATGCTTACGCGCTTTATTCTTCATCTGAAACATCACTCTTGTTCTCCATTATTCTATTGAATATCCAATCGAGCAAGATTATAGATTGAGTtgtaattatcatatttattcTTTGTAACGTGTATATATATCAACTTGTGTCGGGTTGTGGCAAGGACTTGATTTCAGAAGAATAGCCAAGGTAGCCAGTGGGTTAGGATATAGCAGGTGTGTTAGGTAGCAAGTGTGCTAGGGAAAGGTTTCTTTCAGGGATATcttttgtaatcaaggaaaagattgtaagttcttttattgaAATTGATATAATACATTATCTAtactagttggcatggggacttggatgtaagccatagactaggtgtaggggccgaaccaagtgaaaattCTTAGTGTTCTACATTGTTCATTTTCCATATTACTGCATTTACATTTCAGTAATTTATATTCTGCAGAGttaattgagactgtctcattGTCTGTATCATTCATAAATGGTTTGTCTCATTTATAACAGAGATTGTCCCATTTGTCCTATCAATTAGAATATCGAATATATAGCTTGTGTCTTtaaatttcatttggtatcagagcggaTGCATTTAATTCTCTGTTTAGTGTTTATTTTGGTAGCGATCCATGCTCAATCAGACAGGTATTCGAACAATTATCCTCAATTGCTCCACGGTGTTAAAAATTACGACTGGAAATTCCGCATAAAAATCTTCCTCCAGTGTGATGTTTTTGAATGGGATGCTATAAAAAATGGCTTTACAGTCCCAATGAAAGATGGCAAGCCTAAATCTCTCAAGGAACTCTCTCTTAAAGAGCTCAATGCTATGAATTCTAATGTTAAAGCTATGAATTTACTTCTAAATGCAATGGTGGCTACTGAGTTGCGTAAAGTATCAGCTTGTACCACGGCTAAACAAATATGGGATACTATCAAAGTCTGTCATGAAGGTACATCCAAAATACGTGAAGTTAAACTTAGTATGCTAATAAGTTATTATGAAGGTTTCAGTTTGAAAAGAGATGAAAGTGTCAGAGATGCTCAAGGAAAGTTCTTAACCTTGATGAATTTTATATCTCTTCTGAAAAAGACTATTCTACAATCCGAAATCAATCGGAAAATTCTCAGGGCTATGCCAAAGTAATTTGCTCCTAAGGTCACCATATTGCAGGATTCGATTCTTCTTTCTACTATGGAAACTCTTACACTCTTTAGTGAATTGGAAGAATACGAGAATCGGCTTTgtagatatgatgaagaagatgatgtTCGTCGGAAAAAGACATTGGCACTAAATGCAAATGCAGATGAATCTCCTGATGATTCAGATGAGGAAATCCCACTCTTGACCAAGAAGTTCCATAAATTTATTTCTAAAAGGAATTCATAAAAGAACCTATAAAATCTCAGTTTGCAAAGTAGGATTTCAAGTCCAATCCCCGCAAAGAAAACAAGACTAATCCAAGCAAGGATACATGCTTCGAATGCGGGAAAAAGGGGCATTTCAAAAAGGATTGTTACAAGCTCAAGAATAAAAAGAATGCATTGCTTACATGGAGTGATGATGATTCTGATGTGGAGATAGACTCAGATGATGAAGTTGCTCAACGATGTTTTGCTGGACTCGAATACAGCTCCAGTGATAATGATGAGGTACAAAATGTTCAATATAATATAAACTCAAATGTATCTTCAACTGTACTAACCTTGCATGCTCAGAATAGAAAactaaaagaaaagaatgcttatttaaaaTAAGCATTAAGTGAAGTTCTCAGTGAAATGGATGATCCTATGAAAGATGAAGCATTGGCTGTTGAAAATCGATCTTTAGTGGAAAAGATATCTGAGCTTACGGAAGAAAATAAGTATCTAAAGAATGAGATTGAGATGAAAGATGTATGTCTTGAAGCTTTGAAGAAGGAACCGGCCTTTGTTGATCCAGATACTGTTAAAAAGGACAGTGCTCTTGACTCTTTGGTTCCTGAACTAAAGCAGAAAGTGGCACAGTTAGAAAAGGATCTAGCAAAGTATTTTTATGGAGAAGGAACTCTTAATgttttacttgcagaacataaatATTCTCTTGATAATTAAGGAGAATTTGGATGCGAATCTATCAAGAAAAGAGCATTTCAAAGCGGTTACAAGAGGACCCAATGAAGTACAAGATGCCAtatgagaaatgtcgagattgtggcaaaTCTGGTCATACTACTTCTGAATCAAGATTATGTGGTATCAGGGGCCACTCTTCTAACTCATCTTATAGATCGTGATCTATATATAAATCGACTCATGCATCTGTTAATATTGTTCAGATGTGGATTAAGATATTAGACagatatttatataaaatatgtggTACTAACCAACAAGGACCCAAGGTTAAGTGGGTACCGAAGAGATGAAGCAATCTTTGCAGGTATGCTTGAAGGTCCATATTCCCAGTAATAAATGGATAATCGATAGTGGATGCACTCGCCATATGACCggtgataaatccaagtttctCTCACTCATAGCTGAAGAGAAAGGTCTAGTTACACTTGATGACTCTAACACCGTTCGTATCATTGGTAAATGCACCATTGATAATGACAGGTTTTACATTTCTAATATTTGTTTAGTTGATGGtttaaaatataatttgattagtgtaagtcaacttactAATGTTGGCcataagattaatttttataaaGATGTTTGTTATATTGGTACTAAAGCTAACGAGTTTACATTAGTTGCCAAACGAAAAGGAAATATCTTTGTCTTAGATTTTGATGAATAACAAAAAGAAATATGTCTTACTTCTTTTCATGAACAACAGGATCTCTGGCATAGATGTCTTGGTCATGTACACATGGACTTGCTTCGAAAGATATCATCTTGTGGTCTTGTTCGAGGTCTACCGAAGCTTAAGTACAAAAAGGTGGAACCTTGCTCCGCATGTCAGCTTGGTAAACAGGTGAAAATGTCTTTTATTTTTTAGAATCGAATATCAACTACTGATCCTTGGCAGTTACTCCATCTTGATCTTTTTGGTCCCAAACGATATTAAACTATTGGTggtaagaattatgcttttgtCATAGtcgatgattattctcgttttacttGCGTATTACTCTTAAGTACTAGAgatgaagcttttgttgagtttaaAGATCTTATTACTAATCTTGAAAACAAGTATTCTTTTAAGCTCAAAACAATCTGTAGCAATCACGGAGGTGAATTCAAGAAATAATTCATACCCTTTTGCAAATCAAGAGGGATtactcatgaattctcagctcctcgTACTCCTCTACAGAACGGAGTTGTTGAACATAAAAACATGACTCTACAAGAAACAACTAGAATTCTACTTAATGAGAGTAAGATACCACAGAATTTCGGGGATGAAGCGGTACACACTTCATGTTATATTTTAAATAGGGTACTTATCCGTCCTATATTGTTTAAAACTCcttatgaattgcttaagaaaaaGACTCCTAACATCAGTTATTTTTGAGTTTTTGGTTCAAAatgttttattttagatactcagAATAACCGAGGTAAGTTCGATACAAGATCGAAAAAAGGAATTTTCTTGGGGTATTCTACTACAAGCAAAGTTTATCGTATTTATAATTCTATCAAGCACAAAGTAGAAGAATCTATCAATATTGCCTTCAATGAATCTACTTGTAATATTTCTCAAATTGAAGAAGATGCTGCTGATCAACCGTCTCATTTTCAAATGAGACGGCCCCTTTCTGACAAGTGAAGATTCTCCTAGTTCGTCTCGATCTTCTGGTGATTCACCAGATGCCCTTCAAGATTCAGATAATTCTTCTGGTTCCCCAAAGACTCCTGATAATCTCTCAAGTGAATTCACTGCTTCTCCATCGGGTAAATCTTTATAAGCGGAAATAAGACAGTgtcttttgaatgagacaactcaTATTCATTTCCAGGCAGACAATCTTAATGAAGAAGAAATGAGTAATATTTGTCTTCCAAAGTCTTCCAGAACTGTGAAGAATCATCCTCCAGATAATCTTCTTACAGATTTAGATCAAGGAATCTCAACTCGAAGCACGCTTCATAATTTATGTGCTTTTGTTGCTGAGTTAGAACCTAAGAATGCTCAAGAAGCTGTTGCAGACGAACACTGGTCTGTTGCAATGCAGGAAGAACTAAATCAGTTCGAACATTATGATATTTGGGAACTCGTCCCACCTCCCAAGGATGCTAAAGTCATTGGTACTTCGatgggttttcaagaataaaaaggatgaagatggcaacattatTCGCAACAAAGCTCGATTGATCGCACATGGATATAATGAACAGGAAAGAATCGATTATGACGAgacttatgctccagtagctcaTTTGGAAGCAATTCACATTCTAATGGCTTTTGCaactcacaagaagtttaagctttatcaaatggacgtcaaaagcGCTTTCCTAAATGGATATCTCAAGGAAGAAGTATACGTCAAACAGCCTCCAGGTTTTattcatgaaaaatatcctaactaTGTTTACAGGCTCAAGAAATCTTTTTATGGATTGAGACAATCCCCTTGATGTTGGTACGAGCGTCTCAGTCAGTTTCTTGTAAACAATGGTTTTACTCGTGGTACATTCATTCctactctctttatttttcataaacgttatcattttcttttagttcaagtttatgtagatgatattgtGTTTGTATCTACTAATGAATCTTTGTGTAAATAGTTTTCTAAATGCATGCATAAGGATTTTGATATGAGTTTAATGGGTGAACTAGAATACTTTCTAGGATTGCAAATTAATCAGTCCCCTGAAGGAATTTTTATTCACCAAGGCAAATACATTAATgatctactcaaaagatttgctCTTGAACATGTTACTCCAAAGGCTACACCtatgagtacttcagttaagctcactaaagatgaacaaggtacacctgtaaaTTTCACTAAATTTTGAGGTATGATCGGATCTTTTTTATATCTAACTGTCTCTCGTCCagacattatgtatagtgtatgcttgtgtgctcgttttcaGTCTTAACCTAAAGAATTTCATTTGAATgccgttaaacgtatttttaaatatttaaaaggtacgagtgacttaggattattttatccaagctcctcttcctttgaTTTAATCGGTTTTTTTAGATGCTGgctatgcagggtcacaggttgatagaaaagcacaagtgatgcttgtgaatttttaggtGATTGTTTGGTTGTATGGCATAATAAAAAATAAACATCTATAGCTCTTTCTACTGCAGAAGGAGAATATATAgcagctggtagttgttgtgctcagattttgtggatgcaacaaacattgcaggatttGGTATTTCTTACTTAAATATTcttatttattgtgataatacctctacaattattatttctaaaaatcctgtcatgcattctcgtactaaacatattgatgttcgtcaccattttctacgagataatgtttctaaGGGTAATATTGAGCTAATTTATATATCTACCGAGAAACAGCGTGCATAAATATTTACTAAACCGTTGGCTAAAGATCGTTTTGTATAATGTATCGTGAATTAGGTATATGTTCCTtgtaatttttgtgttttatttgTATTAATTATGTGTATTATCGTTCGTTTGTTACTTATTTTTATTTATCTtattattttctttctttttgttTTGTTCGGGAATATTTTCTGGCTGCGTGTTTTtgtttattttctttttatgtgTTTTAACACGTGGTATGCGAAGAGATTGTGTATATCTCTTGATCTGACCTATCTTTACTAAACTCCTCGTTTTTCGTGCATGAGTTTATTTCGTCTATACTATCTCTTCAACTTATGTTCCACT is a genomic window containing:
- the LOC141714117 gene encoding early nodulin-like protein 6, with protein sequence MEIHKVLAIFTIISFTYFQTFPLVVCHAEFEVGDDNGWIVPSSNDTNFYNKWASGNRFKVSDTLHFSYKKDSVMVVSKDDYENCVSSHPKFFSNAGSTLYILNKPGLFYFISGVSGHCEKGLKMIVKVLDSNSPPADQVANSTSPSTTHDDTSGASPYKMMASLGITVLLSFLGFGLEFGMFN